The genomic segment atagtaggcatggctgcgatggcatcttagggcaagtagtatgatgcatgttgattggctgctttgcagcctttcaaaatgcgccaaaatacatgccgaacgacgaacccgaacttttacgaaaaagttcgggttcgggtccgtgtcacgaacaccccaaaattcggtacggacccgaactatgctcgaactgttcgctcaacactactcatgaccCAACATGTAGTAATTGCTGgccttagacttctattatgatggaatgcctcttaaagcttCCGTGATGCATGCCATCATAGGATTCTGTTATAGTACTTGGTAACGGAATTCTTAAATAACCTGAACGTCAAACTTGCAAAttgcaagttcgctcaacacgaaCTACCAGATTTGCCGAATGCAGATGTGAACTTAGCCCATGCAACTTTAGATAGTCGGCACATAACAGCGGGATAGTATTTGCCTCTGTTAAAGTGGTTAAAACGGTGTGCCAGCCTTTGCCTTCCTGTTAAAGAATTACAGCCTCTGGCATATGTGAGATGTTAATATTGTGAAGTCTTAATTCAACTGGCATGTTGCTCACCACACCCAAAACTTGCAGTGTATGGTATGCAATCACCCGTAGCCAGGCTCTGAAAGCCATGGCTTGGCTTTTCTGCCTCCAGGTATGTTAGCCATCTCTAGTCTAGATTCAAAGCTTTCATTGAGCTCCAACCAGAACCTGTGTAAGACATTCTTCTCAGTTGTCTTAACTGGGCTTCTCCAAAAACTTGTTGGTTATGAGCATTTAAAATGCACacctcagtttttttgtttttggaacattaactgttaaaaaaaaaaaagcattacttTGCTAGAGCATTACTGTAGTTTAATTCTTTATAAACCAAGTTGATATGAGGCAACCTTAAAATGCATTTAGGCTACAATTAAAATCTCATTTATTCTAGATTTAAATGAATGTTTGTTGAATAATGGCGGCTGCTCTCATTTGTGTCGTGACTTGGTGGTTGGATATGAATGCGACTGTCCAGCTGGCTTTGAATTGATTGACAGAAAAACATGTGGAGGTAAGTCTGTGCCATGATTTACATTGGTCATATGACGTAAAAAGTAATGACAGTATGCTGGAAACTCCTATGTTCCTCTGTTGGTGACTGTAGATAGACCATTCGCGCTAAACACGCAGGTTCAGAATTTATTGTGGATTAAATTATCTACCTACTTAAAGGCTAAGTACAACTTTGGGGGGCattttattgtattgtacttatgaggtaaaaacattattttaaatggtctttattaaaaatatggagcccttttctctgtacagggaGGGATAAGAAGCTGTACTAGCAGGATCAGaattttctttctctttaggctactttcacactcgcattttgggcggatccgttacaatacaaccgcatgcatctgtcatgaatggatcagtttgtattctgtaacatagccaagacagatccgttatgaactccattaaaagtcaatgggagatggatccgttttctagtgtgccagattgtgtcagagaaaacgtttggctcagtttaatcagacggacactaaaacgcttcaggcagtgttttggtgtcagcctccagagcggaagggagactgatcagaggcaaactgatgcattctgagcggatccagggccggcgccaccagtaaggcgacttaggcagccgcctagggcgccatgcagcagggggcgcccgttgcggtaaaaaaataaaaataataattgcttatataagttgggggcggccggcggcgcccctcatgcggcgccgcctgagcggctgaggctgagcgcttgccgctttaAAGAATCCTGCTCTGTGTTGTTGTTAATgtcgcgtggccgagctctgttcggtccgcggtacaggagcttttgtttcctgtacccggccggactgacaggaagtgctcacttagtgtgcacttcctgtcagtccggtcgggtacaggaaacaaatgctcctgtaccgcggatcgaacagagctcggccacgctacaccagaggtgggggtagaatgagtgacaagggggggggggagaataacgagtgacaagggagtccccagagccagactgcagccagagaccagaccatcttattgtcctggtggtaagtagacaatgcaatatgtttattatggaattgtttagttattaatactacattggaaactaatttacctcacatccgtgtgtgttttgcggatccacaaaacacggacagcggcaatgtgcgttccgcactttgcggacctcacattgccggcactattgcggacaagaataggacatgttctatttttttttcaggatcggaattgcggatccgggtccgcagttccagatcggggccgcacgttgtATGGGCCCGcaattcctttccgcaaaaagacagctacaagaagctggattaaccctaagggaaacatagcagttcttttaattaaaaaactgagaaaggggtggaacatgatatgggcagatcatctgataagggggggggggggggcgtcaatttttatcttgcctagggcggcaaaaatccttgcaccggccctgagcggatccttttcctttcagaatgcattagggcaaaactgatccgttttggaccacttgtgagagccctgaacggatcttgcaaactgaaagccaaaacgtgagtgtaAAAGTAGTCAGGCAGAGatctcattaaagctcaatctttatcttactgataaaaatGGCTTAAAGTGTTTGACCTCTTGGTAATTGAGGGTCATTGGATGACAGCACAAAGTGAAGTaggagtcacacagctagaaaaattgTTAACCCTTTGACAGCATGGCTCTATTTTTAATAGACCAattgaaaataattatttttagctGAGTAAAATTGTCATAacaaaattgcctctgaaggtcTATATAGCCTTTAAATATATGGTCAGatgataatgtttttataattGTGTATATTTGTGATGCGGAGGGGAGAAAACTCCAAGAAAAttgagatacataatgtattgtgatataccaattttatttgaacaataaaaaacgatttgattgaaaaaaaaaatttcacttgTGCAGACAGGTGATTGCAGTTTGCTCTGGAGCTATTTACACTCGTGACGCTCAGTTTGTATCTTTAGTAAGCTGGGTTCTTAAATACCAAAAGCCATCTTTGACCATAGTATACCTTTTTGTTCTTGGGTTACACCAAATAGCAGCACAAGTGTTTTTTGTGCAGTGTAAAATGTGAAGAATTAAATATTGTAATTTGTGGGTTTTTCGTAGATATTGATGAATGTCAAAATCCAGGAATTTGCAGTCAGATATGTGTCAACCTGAAAGGAGGATACAAGTGTGAATGCAGCAAAGGTTATCAAATGGATCTTTCAACTGGTGTTTGCAAGGCAGTAGGTGAGTCTAGGAGGAGTCATCAACTTCTAGACCTCCAGAAAAAGATGGTGTGCTACTTGACTTTATTTCAACTGGATAATTTTATTCTCCTTAGGAAGGGAACCTTGTCTGATATTCACAAATCACAGGGATATCCGTAAGTTTGGACTTGAAAGAAAGGAATATATCCAGCTAGTAGAGCAACTGCGAAACACCGTAGCACTTGATGCAGATATCTCTGGACATGGTCTGTTTTGGGCTGACACTATTCAAAAGTCAATATTTCGGTATGTTAACTCGTGATAATCGTTCAACTATATTATCCTGCatttccttaggcctcatgcacacaaccgtatgttctGCGGTCTTGAAAGCATGCAGATACCAGCCCTGTGCATACTGTATCTTTTCATTGCTAACTGTAGAAATGGCTATTTTTGTTTGCAAAACTGACAGGATTAGGATATGTTCTAAAATTTGCAGGATGGACATGACATCCATATGCAGTCCACACTTTTTGTGGTCCCATAGAAACAAATGCATCCAGACCATTttgagaaaaaaaactaaatcggACAGGTACTAAcactacagttgtgtgcatgaggccttaggccgaatgcacacggccgtggtccgtggtaacccggccgggattccttctgacagcaggagcacatggcgtcattggtttctatgacgccgtgcgcttcatgccgccgctgctatacagtgatacactggtatgatctatacgaatgtatcactgtacagcagcagcggcggcatgaagcgcacggcgtcatggcaaccaatgacaccgtgcgctcctgctgtcagcaggaatcctggccgggttaccacggaccgctctctagGGTAACATGGGGACTGGCATAAGAACCAGAACATTTCTCATTGTACGACTGTATTAAAGTTATTAAACCgtctttggttttggctgtcaactTTGTAGTAAGGTGCCTTTATCGCTTCTACTTATGTGTAAGGAATGGGGCTTGGCATTTTCATGTCACCACTTACACCTGAGGAAATGGACTAATCTTCCCCACCCAAACTCTGTAACTAATGAAACTTCTGCCTGAACTTACAATCTGCAGTACATGCAGAAATTTTCCGCTAAAATACAATTTTCAGTCAGTACTATAAATGGTAATCTGGAGCGGTTTCTATGCAATTTGTACAATATCACTGTGGTCTAACCTTGATTACATTTAATCAGTGAAGCAGAGCTTAGTGAGTTCAAGTTATTCTTTTAGTGCAGTAGGAGCCTCAGCTTTTATTTGCTTCCGTTTGCACCTATTTTGAAAATGGGTGTATGTCTCTATCCACAGAGCATATGTAACAGACGAGCAAATATTTACTGTGGAATCTCTGCTTATCTCTGGGCAAGTGTCCTAATACAACAGATTGGGAATTGTAGTTGTTAATCTTTAGCTGTTATTTGTTGCAGGAATCTAAAATCATCTCTTACTATCTTGTAGCGCCTCAGTTGATAGCCGTGATGGAATAGGAAGCCATATAAAAGTTGTAGATGGGCTCAATAGTCCAGCTTCCATTGCTGTTGACTGGATCTACAAGAACATTTATTGGATCGATACTGGATCAAAGACTGTGTCAGTTTCAAACTTTGATGGGTCAAAAAGGAAAGTGCTATTCAACACTGGCTTGaaagatccgtcctctattgctgTTGATCCAATTTCTGGGTGAGTAAAACTGAGAATTTGCTTATTCAATACAACAGTCAGTGGGCATTGCTTTAAAGGGCTTGCCTACTTTGGCCAACTTATATTTGAGTGCACTTTTGCTGTAATTTAGTATGAGGGAGAAATTGATAGCATATGTCCAATTCCCCTGCTGCGCCTGAACAATACATATCACATTGTTCCCTTTGACGTTAGTGCATCATCTCTAACAATGTGCCCATGACTtgcattaaggctgggttcacacctgagcgttttacagcgcgttcctacgcgctgtaaaacgctcaacaggcaagaaccaatgattccctatgggaatggttctcacctgagtgttttacagcgcgtacgaacgcgctgtaaaacgccctatgccccaagaagtacaagagcttctttggggcgtagtgtcacGCGTTcctgtacatagacttccgggaacgcgcgacaatgggcgttcgcttgcacaggagccgcgtatgtgagacgcccgtagaatcgcgcatacagagcgctccatccagtacgctcaggtctgaacccagcgtaaagtgtacctaaactttcACACACTTTATTAAAACCTGCTCTAAATGTAatgaaaataatttttgcaatgtACATTACCTTTTACTTAAGTTCAGGTGCCCATTGCACTTTAGAATTCGTACTCTTGTATACTGGTGTAGAGAATTGCTTCTGGCAGCACTGAGCAGGCTGTGGCATCGTTGCTCTACCGTACCTGTACCAGTGCTGCTCTTCTAAAGCCTGTCTGGCATACATGGGTCTGGAACTGTTTTTAGGCCAAACAGCTAATGTATCTTAGTCTGACTGGAGGTGTTTCACCTCCACAAATCCTCCGCTGTAAAATCCGTAGCTTTTGATTCTTTATGTGCTATGCAGGATATTAGTACTCTGCTAAACACTTACACTAATATCTAATGAACATCTAGCTTGCTACATTAGAAATATATGCAAAGTTGGAGGGTCTGTGCTCTAAATTGTAGTATACAAGCTACTTCTAAGCATGACTCTGCATAATGGTGTTGGACCGCAATAGATTTTATCCTGGCAATACAGCTCTTGCCCTTAACTGTCAGTTATGGTTTTGACCTTGGTGCTAGGTTGTGGTCATGGCATAACAGCTCCAGATGCTGGGCTATTTGTGGCCTCTAAACCATTGGTTGGAAAACGCTGGTTTAGGTCACTACAGTAAGTTGGCGCTGtaactgatgtgttttttttttccccttttccttTTCCAAGGTTTATTTATTGGTCAGACTGGGGCGAACCTGCAAAAATTGAGAGAGCTGGAATGAATGGAATAGACAGACAGCAACTAGTGACAACTGACATCCAGCGACCAAGTGGCATTGTGTTGGGTAAATATCTTGTAATAGTTGTAAGTTATGGAGTCGTAAAAGTCCTTTAATGGTACAGGGTTGGCTAACTTGGTGATTGTGGGGttcatttgtttttttgttttttagatttGATAAAAAGTCGTCTTTACTGGCTTGATGTGAAGTTGCATCAACTCTGTAGCGTGGACCTTAGTGGACAAGATCGGCGGATTATCCTGAAATCTTATGAATTTTTAGCTTATCCTCTTGCACTTACTATATTTGAGGTAATAGTTAGACTTGCAGTTCCTGCCAAGATAATTTCTACTGCTCTTTACCACTTGTGTACATATAAATATGTTCTGTTTCCAGGACAGGGTCTATTGGATTGATGGTGAGAATGAGGCAATCTATGGGGCCAATAAGTTTACAGGGGAAGAATTGGAAACCTTAGTTAACAACTTAAACGATGCTCATGATATCATTGTCTATCATGAACTCATCCAGCCTCCAGGTAATGTGCTTTCTGGATTTCTGGTCTATTTCATAGTGTAAAAAAATGAGGCTTTACCCTTAATGCAAATTGATGCTTAACAGGAAAAAACTGGTGTAACGAGAGACTTGACAATGGCGGATGTGAGTATTTATGCCTGCCTGCTCCACAGATAAATGATCGCTCTCCAAAATATACCTGTGTGTGCCCTGATGGCTTGCAACTTTATGACGATCGACGGTGTAGAAGAGGTATTGTGTACATTTTGGACATTATGCATGCAAATCTGTCACAAATTGGTAGTTGGAGTGGAGTAGTCAACTGGGATATGTCTTGTAATTGACCCTGCTAAATGCCTGCTGCAAAAACACTTGTAGAGGCGTTGACCAATAATTTCAGTTGGTTAACATGACTGCCATACCATAACTACCATAGTTATTGTTGTTTGTAAGTGGTTTTCCAGCTGATCTCCTTTTTAAATGTATACTGTCAGTGCTCGTCTGTCCACTACTCATTGACATTTATCAGTAACATGTACAGTACAACTTGGCACAGCATAACTTGAAAATTACTGTTCACATTGGTTTACATCTATTTGTGTTGAGGTCCTTGACTGTCTTACTTTTTGGCATCAGTCACACTGGCAGGGATTACTGTGGGACTGTAGGTTGGCATATCCTACCTtatggctggtgctttttcctagtgGTGTGGTGTACTTTACTTTCATGAGCATTGTACTATATTGTTCACTAGCATGTATTATGGCTGGTGATATCACATATTTTCCAGGCAGTGAAATTTGTCTGGCCCTAATAACTTTTTGTAATCCTTTACTTAAAAAGAAAATCAACTTTGTTTTAAGGTAGTAAAGAAGACCATACTGCCACCCCTACAGAACTGCATCCTGGCAAAGCACTTCCAGGGGGTAAGTGCTTAGTATGACTCTATAGCTACCATTTCGGTAAAAAGTTTCATAAACTGTCCTGACCTAATTCAGATGTGGTCAAGTTTTCTCCATTCTCCCTATAGCATACAGACATGTTTGGCCAGGACTAATATCTGTGTATAGGGGAGCCAGGGGGGAGATGGGAGAGAGCTGTTGACAGACCGCcgattcagccaacagctattgagTGTAGCCACCTTAATTGCATTACCCTCTAATTTTTAGATTGTCTCGCCTTTTCACAGAAGTGTGCCATattccttgtaaaaaaaaaaagtgaattacAGTAACCATTTGTTTAAGTCTATAAATGTACAGAAAATTGGATTCTCTTGAAAGCATAACTAGGCATAATGGTGTGACttttgccaaccccccccccccctcaacccccaccCCATCCATGTGTTATCAGTGTTTGTGGAAATTGTCAGAGCCTGTCTCACAAGCCAGATACCACATCCTCATTCAGACTGAAGGTTTTGTGTTGTGACTAATGCCATTTCCACTTTAGTAATCTTAAggtagccatacacattagatagaaattGGTCAGTTGAACAATGATCTGATGAACACTGGCTTTGCAGACATTAGCAGCCAATATTGTCTAAAACATGTATGGTAAAGGTGTTCAAACTGGCCGTACACTTTCAGTTAAACCAGACGATAgacaaaagatctttctgggaaccTTGTTTCAAAGAGCTTTTGGCAAACTATCTTTCTTTTGAAGGAAAGTTATAAAATACGACCAACTTTCTAAATTCAGGACTGTGAGTTGGCTAAAAtgaatttaaatatttttattttattttttttatatatattgaaatgtccattttgatcaactttagactaatgcgTATGGCCACCTTTTTAGTCTTGGGTTGCTTTTGCTTATCTGCCATATTGAATTTCTCGCTTCCATATAGTAATGTTTGTGTTTGCCTTTTTAGATGCCAGTAGTAACACCTCATTATACGAGGGAGGTTCCAGCAAGGGTGCATCTGCAGCTTGGGTAATTCTTCCCATCTGTAAGTATCTGGGAGATATAAAGTGCATCGGGTTCCAAATGATTATGCAAATTGGATTTAAGTGTCATAAAGAtgtaatttttctgtttttcaattaaacctgtatgtggtgcccgggcatattgggggggggggggggggcccattataggggttggataacccctttaacccttaggtaaccggaggttttttcgtttgagttttcatttttcttccttatTTTCCGTGAGTCATAAAGTTTGTTTCCAGTCACACagctgtataagggcttatttcttgcgggacaggttgtactttctaatgccaccattaattatggcataaaatgtggtgggaagccgtagaaaaattccaaatggggttgaATTGggaaaaacaaaacacaatgtgatcaccagtcagtgtggcttactagaagtacagtgactgagtcacaccacacaaaaacaaaagttttagattttagaaaaactgacttttctaaaattagattagtggtataagagtccctatcagactggaacagtttaattggagtccaggagaaatgggactacttaaaagtggcactattgaaggcaacagattgcattaggcttgtcagtaagagcaaaaaaaggaagagaccactgtggtactcagcagaagtggccaaaatcattaaaaacaaaaagatagcatttaggaattataaaaaaaaaaaactaaacgaggatgacagacaaatttataagattaggcagagagaggccaaacaagttataagagcttctaaagcacaggcagaagagaaattagctcagtcagggacaaaaggcgataaggcattcttcagatacataaatgaaaaaaggaaactaaaacaaggaattaccaaattaaaaactaaaggaaggtatatggaagaagataaagaactagctgactgcctcaatgaatacttctgttcagtttttacaaaggaaaatgaaggacctcagttgggaaagaagactaatgaatcttttgacgcatgtgtctttacagaggaagaggttctaagtcaactgtctaaaattaatacaaataagtcacaggggcctgatgggatacacccaaagctattaaaagagctcagcggtgaactagcaaaaccattaacagatttatttaaccaatcactggcaacaggagtcgtcccagaagattggaaattcgcaaatgttgtgcccattcacaagaaaggtagtagggaggaatcgggcaactataggccagtaagcctgacatcaatagtggggaaattaatggaaaccatacttaaggagaggattgtggaccatctaaaatcccatggattgaaagatgaaaaacagcatgggtttacttcagggagatcatgtcaaactaatcttattgatttttttgattgggtgactaaaataatagatggaggaggtgcagtagacatcgcttatctagactttagtaaggcttttgatactgtcccacatagaaggcttatcaataaagtgcagtcattgggcttggactcccatattgttgaatggattaggcagtggctgagggacaggcaacagagggttgtagtcaatggagtatattcagaccaaggtcttgttaccagtggggtacctcaaagatctgttctgggacccatattgtttaatatctttatcagcgaaattgcagaaggcctcaatggtaaggtgtgtctttttgctgatgacacaaagatttgtaacagggttgatgttcctggaggaatacaccaaatggaaaaggacttaggaaaactagaggaatagtcaaaaatctggcaactaaaatttaatgttaagtgcaagataatgcacctgggatgtaaaaacccaagagcagaatataaaatcagtgatacagtcctaacctcagtatctgaggaaagggatttagggatcattatttcagaagacttaaaggtaggcagacaatgtcacagagcagcaggaaatgctagcagaatgcttgggtgtatagcaagaggaattaccagtagaaagagggaggtgcttatgccgctctacagagcattagtgagacctcatttggagtattttgctccgtactggagaccatatctccagaaggatattgatactttggagagggttcagagaagagctactaaactggtacatggattgcaggataaaacttaccaggaaagattaaaggaccttaacatgtatagcttggaagaaagacgagacagaggggatatgatagaaacttttaaatacataaagggaatcgacAAGGTAAAaggggaaagaatatttaaaagaagaaaaactgctacaagaggacatagttttaaattagaggggcaaaggtttaaaagtaatatcaggaaatattactttactgagagtagtggatgcatggaatagccttcctgcagaagtggcagctgcaaatacagtggaggagtttaagcatgcatgggataggcataaggccatccttcatataatatagggccaggggctatccatagtatttagtatattgggcagactagatgggccaaatggttcttatctgccgacacattctatgtttctatgtttctaattcctccactgttttacAGATTTTGTTTCCACGACGTTTCATTTACGGAAAAACTGACCCATGCTTTTCATTCTCTGGTTCAGTACGATTACGATACTCCATATGTGTAGGTTTATTTATGTctaaatcaggggtgcacaacctgtggcccACAGGCTGCATGCGGCCCCCGGAGCCAAAGTTTGCATTCCCCTGGACAGAATCAGATCAGCTATGTTTCTGCCATGAGCGCCGCACACATTACGGCTCCTGCtctgtagcaggagcaggacaggtCCTCAGCTGTCAGTGACGGCACGAgactgaggagaaggcagaagcagtgtatcaGCACTTCTTCCTTCTCATATAGGTGAGCAGAACGCTATGCAGGGTGGACCTGGCTTGGGGACAGgagcgcagagctgcagggtcgggAGGCTGATttcctctgtaactggggctctttTGGGAGATGAAAAAAAGTTTGGGAATCAATATATATGAATAAACTACCGATCCCATACAGCAAGTTAAAAATCAAACCTCCAAATAAATGGAGTGTACGTCTGCTGGTAGAGAGGGGTACCAAGATGATGGGACCACCC from the Bufo bufo chromosome 2, aBufBuf1.1, whole genome shotgun sequence genome contains:
- the VLDLR gene encoding very low-density lipoprotein receptor isoform X1, encoding MNTSCSGFVLLLLLLGTCCLHPEQGWVHGTKTLCDESHFQCGNGRCITSLWRCDGDEDCSDGSDESSCVKRTCSESDFVCTNGQCVPQRWQCDGDPDCDDGSDETPELCYMRTCRGTEISCGASSLQCIPISWLCDGDPDCDTAEDEENCRNVTCSPAEFTCSNGRCISSSFYCNGHKDCSDGSDEVNCTPPTCGSHEFQCKNSSCIPLSWVCDDDADCADHSDESLEQCGRQPLTPQRCAFSEIPCGSGECIHKKWRCDGDADCKDKSDEMNCPSRTCQPDQFKCEDGNCIHGSRQCDGVRDCLDGTDEIRCKNVNQCSGSGKFKCKSGECIDIHKVCNQKNDCKDWSDEPAKECNLNECLLNNGGCSHLCRDLVVGYECDCPAGFELIDRKTCGDIDECQNPGICSQICVNLKGGYKCECSKGYQMDLSTGVCKAVGREPCLIFTNHRDIRKFGLERKEYIQLVEQLRNTVALDADISGHGLFWADTIQKSIFRASVDSRDGIGSHIKVVDGLNSPASIAVDWIYKNIYWIDTGSKTVSVSNFDGSKRKVLFNTGLKDPSSIAVDPISGFIYWSDWGEPAKIERAGMNGIDRQQLVTTDIQRPSGIVLDLIKSRLYWLDVKLHQLCSVDLSGQDRRIILKSYEFLAYPLALTIFEDRVYWIDGENEAIYGANKFTGEELETLVNNLNDAHDIIVYHELIQPPGKNWCNERLDNGGCEYLCLPAPQINDRSPKYTCVCPDGLQLYDDRRCRRGSKEDHTATPTELHPGKALPGDASSNTSLYEGGSSKGASAAWVILPILLLVMAATGAYLMWRNWQRKNMKSMNFDNPVYLKTTEEDLTIDIGRHSGNIGHTYPAISVVNTEDDMS